In one window of Rhizobium glycinendophyticum DNA:
- a CDS encoding (2Fe-2S)-binding protein yields MLVCSCNYITDKDIKAVINELLDEDCWQLIVPGKVYHAMGKRGRCCGCFPNVVDLIIKTTAEYHAARKTEETKVVNFMERLKLFHEEQKVALAERRQAMVAARRVG; encoded by the coding sequence ATGCTGGTCTGCAGCTGCAATTACATCACCGACAAGGACATCAAGGCAGTCATCAATGAACTGCTGGATGAAGACTGTTGGCAGCTGATCGTTCCGGGCAAGGTCTACCATGCCATGGGCAAGCGGGGTCGTTGCTGTGGCTGTTTCCCGAACGTGGTCGACCTGATCATCAAGACCACCGCCGAATACCATGCGGCACGCAAGACCGAAGAAACCAAGGTCGTCAATTTCATGGAACGTCTGAAGCTGTTCCATGAAGAGCAGAAAGTCGCGCTCGCAGAGCGGCGTCAGGCTATGGTCGCCGCCCGTCGCGTAGGCTGA